A portion of the Hymenobacter gelipurpurascens genome contains these proteins:
- the secDF gene encoding protein translocase subunit SecDF, whose product MRNKGLVITLTLLVSALCIYFLTLTFVSRGVQRDAVAYASRGGKLVEPKRQHYLDSVWRAPVFGPLTYKDVRTSELGLGLDLNGGMHVTLEVSPVEIVRAMSANSKDPAFNKAIAQAQELQKTNPSTPFTTLFAQTYRDAAPNGKLASIFANTLNKSRNIDINSTDAKVLGAINKEIEEAIDRSFNILRSRIDKFGTSQPNIQRVKGTGRIQVELPGVDNPDRVRKLLQGQAKLEFWEVWRTDEFAPYLNQLNDVLSAKEATTAPVAANTTATTDTTKAAAGDSTSLASQLAKKGAATAKTDSAAPKKNVLATLFTMPGTLGANVRDTARVNAVLRSPDTRAVLPSNLTFLWGVKPDVIEGQEYLQLYAIRKAGGVDAPIGGEVISDARGDFDQMSGRAEVSMQMTPGGGRKWQKLTAANIGRQVAIVLDDYVYSAPVVQAEIAGGNSSISGNFTIEEAQDLANILKAGKLPAPTRIVEEAVVGPSLGQEATNQGLYSSLAGLVIIMIFMAVYYGRAGMVADAALLFNMFLILGILAQFSFALTLPGIAGLVLVIGTSVDANVLIFERIREELDHGLQPQDAIAKGYGRAFSAIFDSNVTTLIIALILGFFGTGPVQNFAITLGIGVFTSFLSAVYVSRLIIERMTKGKSASSLTFDTAISRHLFKGTNFDIVGKRKYAYIASTIVIVTGFALMAMQGGPNLGVDFRGGREFIVDFNKAVPASDVRDVLTKDYFGGAGTEVKTYGNANRLRITTGYLAADESTDADKQVRTALETGLAKKYAANNPTIKSTSKVGATIADDIKKTSVVSLGLTLLAIFVYVLFRFEKWQYSMAAVVALFHDALLVLATYPIARALGVNYEMDQVFVAALLTVIGFSMNDTIVIYDRIREYLRENKHLTFAQVVNPALNSTFSRTMITFTTVFLVVGVLYVFGGETLRSFSFAMLIGIIYGTYSSLFIAAPLILDTYGRKEKAHLNTATDAGAPKLSTANS is encoded by the coding sequence AAATAAAGGACTCGTCATTACGCTGACATTACTTGTGTCGGCGTTGTGCATCTACTTCCTGACGCTCACCTTCGTATCCCGAGGGGTGCAGCGCGACGCGGTGGCCTACGCCAGCCGCGGGGGCAAACTCGTGGAACCTAAGCGCCAGCACTACCTCGACTCGGTATGGCGCGCGCCCGTGTTCGGCCCGCTTACCTATAAAGATGTGCGCACTTCGGAGCTAGGCCTCGGCCTTGACCTGAACGGTGGTATGCACGTGACGCTGGAAGTATCGCCAGTGGAAATTGTGCGGGCTATGTCGGCCAACTCCAAAGACCCCGCCTTCAATAAGGCTATTGCCCAGGCCCAGGAGCTGCAGAAGACCAACCCTTCTACACCCTTCACCACCCTGTTTGCCCAGACGTACCGCGACGCGGCGCCGAACGGCAAGCTGGCTTCTATTTTTGCCAACACGCTGAACAAGAGCCGCAACATCGACATCAACTCGACAGATGCGAAAGTACTGGGCGCTATCAACAAGGAGATTGAGGAAGCCATTGACCGCTCGTTCAACATCCTGCGTTCCCGTATCGACAAATTCGGCACCAGCCAGCCCAACATTCAGCGGGTGAAAGGCACGGGCCGCATCCAGGTAGAATTGCCCGGTGTCGATAACCCCGACCGCGTGCGTAAGCTGCTGCAGGGCCAGGCCAAGCTGGAGTTCTGGGAAGTGTGGCGTACCGATGAGTTTGCCCCTTACCTGAACCAGCTCAACGACGTGCTGAGCGCGAAGGAAGCCACTACGGCTCCGGTTGCTGCCAACACTACCGCTACTACCGACACCACGAAAGCTGCAGCCGGCGACTCAACTTCCCTGGCCAGCCAGCTCGCCAAGAAAGGCGCCGCTACGGCCAAAACCGATTCGGCTGCTCCTAAGAAAAACGTACTGGCTACCCTGTTCACGATGCCTGGCACGCTGGGTGCCAATGTGCGCGACACAGCCCGTGTAAATGCTGTATTGCGCAGCCCCGATACCCGCGCGGTATTGCCTTCAAACCTGACCTTCCTGTGGGGCGTGAAGCCTGACGTAATTGAGGGCCAGGAATACCTGCAGCTCTATGCTATTCGCAAAGCTGGTGGTGTTGATGCGCCCATTGGCGGTGAAGTTATCAGCGATGCTCGCGGCGACTTCGACCAGATGAGTGGCCGCGCCGAAGTATCGATGCAAATGACGCCCGGCGGTGGCCGCAAGTGGCAGAAGCTGACGGCGGCCAACATTGGCCGTCAGGTAGCTATCGTGCTTGATGACTATGTGTACTCCGCTCCGGTGGTGCAGGCTGAAATTGCCGGTGGCAACTCCAGCATCTCGGGCAACTTCACTATTGAAGAAGCGCAAGACCTGGCCAACATCCTGAAGGCTGGTAAGCTCCCCGCTCCTACCCGCATTGTGGAAGAAGCCGTTGTAGGCCCTTCGCTGGGTCAGGAAGCTACCAACCAGGGTCTGTACTCCTCGCTGGCTGGCCTCGTGATTATCATGATCTTCATGGCCGTGTACTACGGCCGCGCTGGTATGGTGGCCGATGCTGCCCTGCTCTTCAACATGTTCCTGATTCTGGGCATTCTGGCCCAGTTCTCCTTTGCTCTCACGCTGCCGGGTATTGCCGGTCTGGTGCTCGTAATTGGTACTTCGGTAGATGCCAACGTACTGATCTTTGAGCGTATCCGGGAAGAGCTCGACCACGGCTTGCAGCCGCAAGATGCCATTGCCAAGGGCTACGGCCGTGCTTTCTCGGCTATCTTCGACTCCAACGTTACCACACTGATCATTGCCCTGATTCTGGGCTTCTTTGGTACGGGTCCGGTACAGAACTTCGCCATCACGCTGGGTATTGGTGTATTCACCTCATTCCTGTCGGCGGTGTATGTGTCGCGCCTCATCATTGAGCGCATGACCAAAGGCAAGTCTGCCAGCTCGCTGACATTCGACACGGCTATTTCGCGTCACCTGTTCAAAGGCACCAACTTCGATATTGTGGGTAAGCGCAAGTATGCTTACATCGCTTCCACTATCGTTATCGTGACGGGCTTTGCCCTGATGGCTATGCAAGGCGGCCCGAACTTGGGCGTTGACTTCCGCGGTGGCCGCGAGTTTATCGTGGACTTCAACAAAGCCGTTCCGGCTTCCGATGTGCGCGACGTGCTGACCAAGGACTACTTCGGCGGAGCCGGTACGGAGGTGAAAACCTACGGCAACGCCAACCGTCTGCGTATCACGACGGGCTATTTGGCAGCCGACGAAAGCACCGATGCGGACAAGCAAGTGCGTACCGCGCTGGAGACTGGCCTAGCCAAGAAATACGCGGCTAATAACCCAACCATTAAGAGCACTTCCAAAGTAGGCGCTACCATTGCTGATGACATCAAGAAGACCTCGGTAGTAAGCCTGGGTCTGACGCTGCTGGCCATCTTCGTGTACGTATTGTTCCGCTTCGAGAAGTGGCAGTACTCCATGGCAGCCGTTGTGGCACTGTTCCACGATGCTCTGCTCGTGCTGGCAACTTACCCCATTGCGCGCGCCTTGGGCGTCAACTACGAAATGGACCAGGTATTTGTAGCTGCTCTGCTGACGGTAATCGGCTTCTCGATGAACGATACCATCGTTATCTATGACCGAATACGGGAATATCTGCGCGAGAATAAGCACCTCACGTTTGCGCAGGTGGTAAACCCCGCTCTAAACAGCACGTTCTCCCGCACCATGATTACGTTCACGACGGTATTCCTAGTAGTAGGCGTACTGTATGTATTCGGTGGTGAAACGCTGCGCTCGTTCTCTTTCGCCATGCTGATCGGTATCATCTACGGTACCTACTCTTCGCTGTTCATTGCGGCTCCGCTGATCCTGGACACGTACGGCCGCAAGGAGAAGGCCCACCTTAATACCGCTACCGATGCGGGTGCTCCTAAGCTCTCGACAGCAAACAGTTAA
- a CDS encoding RNA polymerase sigma factor translates to MVTPDSELALFTELLARCREQDRTSQRQLYLRYYAYAFSICLRYLHDRDAAQEAVNDGFLKVLQELPRFDASRFPDVVGSFRGWLRRLMVHTAIDHFRAANRHAFQTELEAAPDLHDTTCSPLDTLSFEELLGFIGQLPPAYRAVFNLFVIDGYTHEEIAEQLGISVGTSKSNLFKARAQLKLLLKHQQHHAYAGYIR, encoded by the coding sequence GTGGTTACTCCCGACTCAGAACTTGCGCTCTTTACCGAGTTGCTCGCCCGATGCCGGGAGCAAGACCGGACCAGTCAGCGGCAGCTGTATCTGCGCTACTATGCCTATGCCTTCAGTATCTGCCTGCGCTACCTCCACGACCGCGACGCCGCCCAGGAAGCCGTGAACGACGGCTTTCTGAAAGTGCTGCAGGAGCTGCCGCGCTTTGATGCCAGCCGGTTCCCTGATGTGGTGGGTTCCTTCCGGGGTTGGTTGCGGCGCCTAATGGTACATACCGCCATCGACCATTTCCGGGCAGCCAACCGCCACGCGTTTCAAACGGAACTGGAGGCTGCTCCTGATTTGCACGATACTACCTGCTCGCCGCTGGACACCCTTTCTTTCGAGGAGCTGCTAGGCTTCATTGGGCAATTGCCGCCGGCTTATCGGGCGGTTTTTAACCTGTTTGTGATTGATGGCTACACTCATGAGGAAATTGCGGAGCAACTCGGCATTTCAGTAGGCACCTCCAAATCAAATCTATTTAAAGCCCGAGCTCAGCTCAAACTGCTGCTCAAACACCAACAACATCATGCGTACGCCGGATATATCAGATGA
- a CDS encoding outer membrane beta-barrel protein, giving the protein MRTPDISDEELDRLFQRGAEAFPDEAPMAGWLRLETQLEEITRQQLQRRQLWQRVAGLFVAELAVVVLFLSIWLMPDAGGLGQSGRPEPSSTTTSNEVINPRNEAHIASSPSRSNRHPELGLASHEIPLGQLASVAEHGVATSEAFGTAANSSVRSGRPLRISRAKMPFAGVASLAAGSSRPYRLVVVSSAEKPTAVQIGEQFIPAGGLAVPMTDIPSRTEAPPVSAAIPFAPDSTATAACQEVAPAVPSVLTSPADSSQPPPRPKRPAYRLLVGVVGGPELSAVLPSPSLRTGGTVGAVVEYRLTDRLRVRTGLLRSVKRYGARGSDYRPPAGYWTWKTPIEEVDANCRILEIPLDFRYDLLPRATYSFYASAGLTSLVLRNERYTYHYELNGQYLERTWSRPNGGNQALQMLRLAAGYERSVAPRWVLQAEPFVNVPLSGVGFGRMRLSSTGLLFGLRYGLGRAPASKLAP; this is encoded by the coding sequence ATGCGTACGCCGGATATATCAGATGAAGAGCTAGACCGGCTGTTTCAGCGCGGTGCCGAGGCCTTCCCTGATGAGGCCCCGATGGCTGGCTGGCTGCGCCTGGAAACGCAACTGGAAGAAATAACGCGCCAGCAGCTCCAGCGCCGGCAACTGTGGCAGCGCGTGGCCGGCCTGTTTGTGGCTGAGCTGGCCGTAGTGGTGCTATTCCTTTCTATATGGCTTATGCCCGATGCCGGTGGCCTAGGCCAGTCCGGTAGGCCAGAGCCATCGTCCACAACCACATCCAACGAAGTAATAAACCCGCGCAATGAAGCTCATATTGCTTCCTCACCGTCTCGCTCCAACCGGCATCCGGAACTTGGCCTAGCGAGCCACGAAATACCTCTAGGCCAGTTAGCGTCGGTTGCTGAGCATGGAGTAGCTACATCAGAAGCGTTTGGCACTGCCGCTAACAGCAGTGTCCGGTCAGGTCGGCCTCTTCGAATTTCACGCGCGAAGATGCCGTTTGCGGGAGTTGCCAGTCTGGCAGCGGGCAGCTCCCGCCCTTACCGTTTGGTTGTTGTATCCTCAGCTGAGAAGCCCACTGCTGTACAAATTGGCGAGCAATTTATACCGGCTGGTGGCCTAGCAGTACCGATGACAGATATCCCATCACGTACGGAGGCACCACCCGTTTCGGCTGCAATTCCCTTCGCCCCCGATTCTACTGCCACAGCTGCCTGCCAAGAGGTAGCTCCGGCAGTGCCTTCCGTCCTCACCTCTCCTGCTGATTCTAGCCAGCCACCGCCCCGGCCAAAACGTCCTGCTTACCGCCTGCTGGTGGGCGTAGTGGGCGGCCCTGAGCTATCGGCGGTGCTACCGAGCCCAAGCCTCCGCACGGGCGGTACGGTGGGCGCCGTGGTGGAGTACCGCCTTACCGATAGGCTACGGGTGCGCACTGGCCTATTGCGCAGCGTGAAGCGCTATGGTGCCCGGGGCTCCGACTACCGGCCACCGGCTGGCTACTGGACCTGGAAAACTCCCATTGAAGAGGTAGATGCCAACTGCCGCATCCTGGAAATTCCGCTGGATTTCCGCTACGATCTGCTGCCGCGCGCTACGTATTCGTTCTACGCCAGCGCCGGCCTTACTTCCCTGGTTCTGCGCAACGAGCGGTACACGTACCACTATGAGCTAAACGGGCAGTATCTGGAGCGCACCTGGAGCCGCCCCAATGGCGGCAACCAAGCCCTGCAAATGCTGCGGTTGGCGGCTGGCTATGAGCGCAGCGTGGCGCCCCGATGGGTGTTGCAAGCTGAGCCGTTTGTGAATGTTCCGCTGAGCGGAGTTGGGTTTGGGCGCATGCGCCTGAGCAGCACCGGCCTGCTGTTTGGCCTACGCTATGGCCTAGGCCGCGCCCCGGCCTCCAAGTTGGCCCCGTAG
- a CDS encoding c-type cytochrome has translation MTLTPVARHCRWLLPVLVALSACTYDSAEELLSQAPPAPACDSLAVTFAASVAPLLQQRCVSCHNTALRNGDVSLETYAQVQRVATDGRLVGVITHAQGYPPMPQNGPKLSDCEIARIRQWVRSGMPNN, from the coding sequence TTGACCCTGACGCCTGTAGCCCGCCACTGCCGATGGCTGCTACCCGTTTTGGTAGCCCTGTCGGCCTGCACCTACGATAGCGCAGAAGAGCTGCTGAGCCAGGCGCCCCCAGCTCCCGCCTGCGATTCATTGGCCGTCACCTTCGCCGCCTCCGTCGCACCGCTGTTGCAGCAGCGGTGCGTGAGTTGCCACAACACGGCCCTGCGCAACGGCGATGTAAGCCTGGAAACCTACGCCCAGGTGCAGCGCGTGGCCACCGATGGTCGGCTGGTAGGCGTGATAACGCATGCCCAAGGCTACCCGCCCATGCCCCAGAATGGCCCCAAGCTTTCCGATTGTGAAATAGCACGCATTCGGCAGTGGGTGCGCTCCGGCATGCCTAACAACTAA
- a CDS encoding YceI family protein produces the protein MKTLSRFLALVGCLLLGATTAWAQDARYQTRTGTTSFFSASPLENIEARSQQTSALLDLQTSQLAFSLPIRSFQFKRSLMQEHFNENYLESERYPKATFVGHLLDAKPAELRETAAAQTVTADGDLTIHGVTRHVRVPGTLQLQNGQLLVQATFTVAPAEYKIEIPALVRDHIAKSVQVSVRLAAAPVRDTAAKP, from the coding sequence ATGAAAACGCTTTCCCGCTTTCTCGCACTTGTGGGCTGTTTGCTGCTGGGCGCTACTACGGCCTGGGCCCAGGACGCGCGGTATCAGACGCGCACCGGCACCACGTCGTTTTTTTCGGCCAGCCCGCTGGAAAATATAGAGGCCCGCAGCCAGCAAACCTCGGCGCTGCTCGATTTGCAAACCAGTCAGTTGGCGTTTAGCCTGCCTATTCGGTCTTTCCAGTTCAAGCGCAGCCTCATGCAGGAGCACTTCAATGAGAACTACCTGGAGTCGGAGCGCTACCCGAAGGCCACGTTTGTAGGCCACCTGCTGGATGCTAAACCGGCCGAGTTGCGCGAAACTGCCGCGGCCCAAACAGTAACGGCCGACGGCGACCTAACCATTCATGGCGTGACGCGACACGTGCGGGTACCGGGTACGCTACAGCTCCAAAACGGGCAGCTGCTGGTGCAGGCCACTTTTACGGTAGCGCCCGCCGAATACAAGATTGAGATTCCGGCCCTCGTGCGCGACCATATTGCCAAAAGCGTGCAGGTGAGTGTACGCCTGGCTGCCGCGCCTGTGCGCGATACAGCTGCCAAACCCTAA
- a CDS encoding DUF5777 family beta-barrel protein, which yields MHYAPIHRLLGLLGLLGVAQPGLAQDNLLRDLEQQTTDSLQRQPVAATFKGTRVVNGHSVETPGAGTLIFLISHRFGTLNSGAYNFFGLDQATIRLGLEYGLTDRLTVGVGRSSLEKTFDGFLKYRALRQSTGRAASPVSVTLLSATALTSLRYADEGFDHSFPRRLTYTWQALVARKINSSLSLQLSPTVVHRNLVDAEADDNDVYALGFAGRQKLTKRLAFTLEYYYRLPNSRASGLRDALAAGIDIETGGHVFQLHVTNSKGMIEPLFVPRTSGDFFKGDIYFGFNVARNFTLQPADSFR from the coding sequence ATGCATTACGCTCCCATTCATCGGCTGCTGGGGCTGCTAGGCCTGCTCGGGGTGGCCCAACCTGGCCTAGCGCAGGATAATCTGCTCCGCGACCTAGAGCAGCAAACCACCGACAGCCTCCAGCGTCAGCCAGTAGCGGCCACCTTCAAAGGCACGCGCGTGGTAAACGGGCACTCCGTAGAAACGCCTGGCGCAGGCACCCTGATTTTCCTGATTTCGCACCGCTTCGGAACCCTCAACAGTGGTGCCTACAACTTCTTCGGGCTCGACCAAGCTACCATTCGGCTTGGGCTGGAATATGGCCTCACCGACCGCCTGACGGTAGGTGTAGGGCGTAGCTCCCTGGAAAAAACCTTCGATGGCTTCCTGAAATACCGGGCGCTGCGGCAAAGCACTGGCCGAGCGGCCTCGCCGGTGAGCGTTACGCTGCTGAGTGCTACGGCTCTTACCAGTCTGCGCTACGCTGATGAGGGGTTTGACCATTCCTTCCCGAGGCGCCTCACTTACACCTGGCAGGCGCTGGTGGCGCGCAAAATCAACTCCAGTCTTTCGTTGCAACTCAGCCCCACGGTGGTGCACCGCAATCTGGTAGATGCTGAGGCGGATGACAACGACGTGTATGCGCTGGGGTTTGCGGGCCGACAGAAGCTCACCAAACGGCTGGCTTTCACGCTGGAATACTACTACCGGCTGCCCAACTCCCGCGCCAGTGGCCTACGCGACGCCCTGGCGGCCGGCATAGATATCGAGACCGGTGGCCATGTTTTTCAGCTGCACGTCACGAATTCCAAGGGCATGATTGAGCCCCTGTTTGTACCGCGCACCAGCGGCGACTTCTTCAAGGGCGACATCTACTTCGGCTTTAATGTAGCCCGCAACTTCACGCTGCAGCCTGCTGATAGCTTCCGCTAG
- a CDS encoding CHRD domain-containing protein, which produces MKTNLFRLFMLLFVVAAVPACNDDDDDNNNPTPSTTVQLQATLNAQQEVPATPSAATGTMTGSFDKVTRLLTYTVTYQGITPSAGHIHQAAPGVNGPIIVPFASVATSPISGTATLSEADAVKLLAGETYTNLHTPAFPGGEIRGNITVK; this is translated from the coding sequence ATGAAAACCAACCTCTTTCGCCTGTTTATGCTGCTTTTTGTAGTGGCCGCCGTGCCCGCCTGCAATGATGACGACGATGACAACAATAACCCCACACCCAGCACCACCGTGCAGCTCCAGGCCACGCTTAATGCCCAGCAGGAAGTGCCCGCTACTCCTTCTGCCGCCACCGGCACCATGACCGGTAGCTTCGATAAAGTAACGCGGCTGCTTACGTACACCGTTACGTACCAAGGCATCACGCCTTCAGCAGGACACATTCATCAGGCAGCACCTGGCGTAAACGGGCCCATCATCGTGCCCTTTGCTAGCGTAGCCACCTCCCCCATTTCGGGCACCGCTACGCTATCAGAAGCAGATGCGGTCAAGCTACTGGCCGGCGAAACGTACACTAATCTGCACACACCTGCCTTTCCGGGCGGCGAGATACGTGGCAACATTACGGTGAAATAG
- a CDS encoding NifU family protein, giving the protein MAEQLTAPAAPVSIYAEASPNPESMKFVLNTHLLADGVSVDYPNAEAAANSPLAQELFQFDYVNRVFIAQNFVTVTKGTDHQWAQLIPELRTFLKSYVEAGGPIFTVDPAAEQAAAQQAAATGSSSEADQQTSQKIIDLLDNYVRPAVEQDGGNITFKSYHDGIVTVNLQGSCSGCPSATVTLKSGIENLLKRMVPEVKEVVAEGITASF; this is encoded by the coding sequence ATGGCTGAACAACTCACTGCCCCCGCTGCGCCGGTTTCTATCTACGCCGAAGCCAGCCCCAACCCCGAATCCATGAAGTTTGTGCTCAATACCCATCTGCTGGCAGATGGCGTGAGCGTAGACTATCCTAACGCGGAAGCCGCCGCCAACTCGCCGTTGGCCCAGGAGCTTTTCCAGTTCGATTACGTGAACCGCGTATTCATTGCCCAGAACTTTGTTACGGTAACTAAAGGCACTGACCATCAGTGGGCCCAGCTTATTCCTGAGCTGCGCACCTTCCTGAAGTCGTACGTAGAGGCCGGCGGCCCAATCTTCACCGTTGACCCTGCTGCGGAGCAAGCTGCTGCTCAGCAAGCTGCTGCCACCGGTAGCTCGTCGGAAGCCGACCAGCAAACCAGCCAGAAAATCATCGACCTGCTCGATAACTACGTGCGCCCCGCCGTGGAGCAGGACGGTGGCAACATCACCTTCAAGAGCTACCATGATGGCATCGTGACCGTGAACCTGCAGGGTTCGTGCTCGGGCTGTCCATCAGCTACCGTTACGCTGAAATCAGGCATCGAAAACCTGCTCAAGCGCATGGTGCCCGAGGTGAAAGAGGTAGTAGCAGAAGGTATCACGGCCAGCTTCTAG
- the aroC gene encoding chorismate synthase has product MSNTFGTLFRITTFGESHGPGIGVVVDGCPAGLAVEVADIQAALDRRRPGQSDLTTPRKEADQVEVLSGLFQGYTTGTPIGLFIRNQDQASHDYSHIEHAYRPSHADYTYDQKYGRRDYRGGGRSSARETAARVAAGVIAQKLLAQHGIQVSSYVSQVGAIQVPVGYEALDLGLIDSNPVRCPHPETAERMADLIRQTRDRHDTVGGVVTGVAKGVPVGLGEPVFDRLHAELGHAMLSINAVKGFEYGSGFSGVLLFGSEHNDAFYTDEAGQVRTRTNHSGGIQGGISNGQDIYFRVAFKPVATILQPQATINDQGEEITLAGKGRHDPCVLPRAVPIVDAMTSLVLADMLLRARSNKA; this is encoded by the coding sequence ATGTCTAATACCTTCGGCACCCTGTTTCGCATTACCACATTTGGCGAGTCGCATGGGCCGGGAATTGGGGTCGTGGTTGATGGGTGTCCGGCAGGCCTGGCGGTGGAGGTGGCCGATATTCAGGCGGCGCTGGACCGCCGTAGGCCAGGGCAAAGCGACCTGACCACGCCGCGCAAGGAAGCCGACCAAGTGGAGGTACTGTCGGGCTTGTTTCAGGGCTACACCACGGGCACGCCCATCGGCTTGTTCATCCGCAACCAGGACCAGGCCAGCCACGATTACTCGCACATCGAGCACGCCTACCGGCCCTCGCACGCCGACTACACCTACGACCAGAAGTACGGCCGGCGCGACTACCGGGGCGGCGGCCGCAGTTCGGCCCGCGAAACGGCGGCGCGGGTGGCTGCCGGCGTTATTGCCCAGAAGCTGCTGGCGCAACACGGCATTCAGGTGAGCAGCTACGTTTCGCAGGTAGGCGCCATACAGGTTCCGGTCGGGTATGAAGCCCTTGACCTAGGCCTCATCGACTCGAACCCGGTACGCTGCCCGCACCCCGAAACGGCGGAGCGTATGGCCGACCTCATCCGCCAGACCCGCGACCGGCACGATACCGTAGGCGGCGTGGTAACGGGCGTCGCGAAAGGCGTGCCTGTAGGCCTGGGCGAGCCGGTTTTTGATAGGCTCCATGCTGAGCTAGGCCACGCTATGCTGAGTATTAATGCCGTAAAAGGCTTTGAGTATGGCTCCGGCTTTAGTGGGGTGTTGCTGTTCGGCTCCGAGCATAATGATGCGTTTTACACCGATGAAGCTGGGCAGGTACGCACGCGCACCAATCACTCGGGCGGCATTCAGGGCGGCATCAGCAATGGGCAGGATATCTACTTCCGGGTGGCGTTTAAGCCAGTAGCCACCATTCTGCAGCCGCAGGCCACCATCAACGACCAGGGCGAGGAAATTACGCTGGCCGGCAAAGGCCGCCACGACCCGTGCGTGCTGCCCCGCGCCGTGCCCATCGTAGATGCCATGACTAGCCTAGTGCTGGCCGATATGCTGCTGCGGGCCCGCAGCAATAAGGCCTGA
- a CDS encoding BatD family protein, with amino-acid sequence MQTFLRLSGLFLLFLLSVFIELPATAQPVAPVAEAEIVLGPPSFSINEYFTISFLLRGAPLERYSAFPEIEGFKKSGKSSTTTTRIVAGARSTELTITQRYAAYAEGEFALKPFTMTINGLTVRSAGLALKVGPAAAAAPAPPGGVTPPGIGLLDQLFGKPKVQDYVEPKDQAFLALVPDKEKVYVGQGLHIGLYFYLTPQDQGILEFYDFAGQLPNIIRQLRQRTVWEETFDEQEIVPENVQVGGKPFLRYRLYEAELYPLNAQPLSFPVVPLRMVKYRVAKKPEAGLDNRMEGYKTYFTAPRNIAVLPLPPHPLRDVVPVGSYRLREAIDRTSFRTGQAFTYSFILEGEGNLSALTLPAPAPYTGLEVYGPDVEQNLTRQGGRVGGRKTFRYRLIARRPGAVPLDSLFSLVAFNPATARYDTLRATLHPVVKGPVREAATFRPRPTDPFYQEALRDADNTPQKITVYQDVRRYANVLLLVLLVGAGIGWWRAKR; translated from the coding sequence ATGCAGACTTTCTTGCGACTATCCGGGCTCTTTCTGCTCTTCTTACTTTCAGTTTTTATAGAGTTGCCGGCCACGGCGCAGCCAGTAGCACCGGTGGCAGAGGCCGAAATCGTGCTCGGCCCGCCCAGTTTCTCCATCAATGAGTACTTCACCATCAGCTTTTTGCTGCGTGGGGCACCGCTGGAGCGTTACTCGGCTTTTCCGGAAATTGAGGGATTCAAAAAAAGTGGCAAATCCAGCACCACTACCACGCGCATTGTGGCCGGCGCCCGCTCCACGGAGCTTACCATCACGCAGCGCTATGCGGCGTACGCCGAAGGCGAGTTCGCGCTGAAGCCATTTACCATGACCATCAATGGCCTGACCGTGCGCTCCGCTGGCCTGGCGCTGAAGGTTGGGCCCGCCGCCGCTGCGGCTCCTGCGCCTCCGGGTGGGGTCACGCCGCCCGGCATAGGCCTACTAGATCAGCTATTTGGGAAGCCCAAGGTGCAGGACTATGTAGAACCCAAGGACCAGGCATTTTTGGCGCTGGTGCCCGATAAGGAGAAAGTATATGTGGGCCAAGGCCTGCACATTGGGCTGTACTTCTATCTCACGCCCCAGGACCAGGGTATCCTGGAGTTCTACGATTTCGCGGGGCAGCTGCCCAACATCATCCGGCAGCTACGGCAGCGCACCGTATGGGAAGAGACCTTTGATGAGCAGGAAATTGTGCCCGAAAACGTGCAGGTAGGTGGCAAGCCATTTCTGCGCTACCGCCTGTATGAAGCAGAGCTGTACCCCTTGAATGCCCAGCCACTCAGCTTTCCGGTAGTACCGCTACGCATGGTGAAATACCGCGTCGCGAAAAAGCCTGAGGCAGGCCTAGACAACCGTATGGAGGGCTACAAAACGTATTTCACGGCGCCGCGTAATATTGCCGTGCTACCCTTGCCGCCGCACCCACTACGCGATGTGGTGCCGGTAGGGAGCTACCGGTTGCGCGAAGCCATTGACCGCACCAGCTTTCGCACCGGGCAGGCGTTTACTTACTCCTTTATATTAGAAGGCGAAGGTAACCTCTCGGCTCTCACGCTGCCGGCCCCGGCGCCCTACACTGGCCTAGAGGTGTACGGGCCCGATGTGGAGCAGAACCTGACCCGCCAGGGCGGGCGCGTAGGAGGCCGCAAAACCTTCCGCTACCGCCTGATTGCGCGTAGGCCAGGTGCGGTTCCGCTGGATAGCCTGTTTTCGCTGGTTGCGTTCAACCCCGCCACAGCCCGCTACGATACGCTGCGGGCCACCCTGCATCCGGTAGTAAAAGGTCCGGTGCGGGAAGCCGCCACGTTCCGCCCGCGCCCCACCGATCCGTTTTATCAAGAGGCCCTGCGCGACGCCGACAATACTCCGCAGAAGATTACCGTGTACCAGGATGTGCGCCGCTATGCCAATGTGTTGCTGCTCGTGTTGCTGGTCGGCGCAGGAATAGGCTGGTGGCGAGCCAAACGGTGA